Proteins encoded in a region of the Halothiobacillus diazotrophicus genome:
- a CDS encoding DUF6731 family protein — MPESKTYKIGFYTFGTSNDFEGSITDYFQSWIDAGQAPTVESRSTKFELRRLSRRGNFIRGFIGKLRFDDLPHASRPGGQERELNLDDDEGLIEKNFFIYSITHNALIYQHQGYGSTYLQFGNYLTEAIGDTVSVNPIIQPDALRRLMRGNVEPKMVELSIAKPAANFLGESAITREIVSLMNSSEGMQMYMRFSLGRGRHTRLQRLSSGFKDTVAELMDHGVVSVARFHVSEDGDTHPIDLLTDRITDSVVVELSGRYPAETDILHALIASWNENQEIVLESIGHGENAWV; from the coding sequence ATGCCAGAATCCAAAACATACAAGATTGGTTTCTATACTTTTGGAACCTCTAACGATTTCGAGGGGAGCATCACAGATTACTTCCAAAGTTGGATTGATGCAGGCCAAGCCCCAACTGTTGAGAGCAGAAGTACAAAATTTGAGTTACGCCGACTTTCTAGGCGCGGAAATTTTATCCGTGGATTCATAGGTAAGCTTCGCTTTGATGATCTGCCTCATGCCAGCAGACCTGGCGGCCAGGAGCGGGAGCTTAACCTTGATGATGATGAGGGATTGATTGAAAAGAACTTCTTTATCTATTCAATTACTCACAACGCTTTGATTTACCAGCATCAAGGGTATGGGTCAACTTATCTTCAGTTTGGCAACTATTTGACCGAGGCCATCGGTGATACGGTTAGTGTTAACCCAATTATTCAACCAGATGCTTTGCGGCGTTTGATGAGGGGAAATGTTGAACCTAAGATGGTGGAGTTAAGCATCGCAAAACCTGCAGCTAATTTTTTGGGTGAATCCGCTATTACCAGGGAAATAGTATCGTTGATGAATAGCTCTGAGGGGATGCAGATGTACATGAGATTCTCGCTCGGGCGAGGTCGACATACCAGACTCCAAAGATTGTCTTCCGGTTTTAAGGACACTGTTGCGGAACTAATGGATCACGGAGTTGTTTCTGTTGCAAGGTTTCACGTCTCCGAGGATGGTGATACCCATCCAATAGATCTGTTAACCGATCGGATTACAGATAGTGTCGTAGTTGAGCTTAGCGGGCGCTACCCGGCGGAAACGGATATTCTCCATGCGTTGATTGCAAGCTGGAATGAAAACCAAGAAATCGTCCTTGAAAGCATAGGCCATGGCGAAAATGCGTGGGTATAA
- a CDS encoding DNA-binding protein, whose product MKLRTADEARAELQAKGISITQWALANNFSPNLVFEVLGGRKKCVRGQTHEIAVKLGLKRGEICTDPAKALDNAAA is encoded by the coding sequence ATGAAACTACGCACCGCCGACGAGGCCCGCGCCGAACTTCAGGCCAAGGGGATCTCGATCACCCAGTGGGCGCTGGCCAACAATTTTTCGCCCAATCTCGTGTTCGAAGTCTTGGGCGGCCGCAAGAAGTGCGTGCGCGGCCAGACCCACGAGATCGCGGTGAAGCTCGGCCTCAAGCGAGGCGAGATCTGCACCGATCCCGCCAAGGCGCTCGACAACGCCGCCGCCTGA